In one Corynebacterium bovis DSM 20582 = CIP 54.80 genomic region, the following are encoded:
- a CDS encoding 5-(carboxyamino)imidazole ribonucleotide synthase has protein sequence MPLVTVIGDGQLARMTQQAGIELGLTVRLLAAAPDASAAQATGDVVLGDYTDPAHVRAVAADAAAVTFDHEHVPNEILDELIADGVNVQPQPSALINAQDKLVMRRRLRELGAPVPPFLDITSVEDATGFHDAVDGAVCLKARRGGYDGKGVWFPEGREETASLVADLLEQGVPLMAEKKVTLVRELSAMVARRPSGECVAWPVVESVQRDGVCAEAVAPAPCDGSDGARAVLRDAEALAVDVARELGVTGVLAVELFETTDDAGQPQIIVNELAMRPHNTGHWTQDGCVTSQFEQHLRAVLDRPLGSTALTAPVTVMANVLGGATDPATPLPERMDEVWRRFPGARIHVYGKEWRPGRKLGHVTMTLPVGVAGGGVVPSPERGAGEATGPSEDQVATLRAQARLAAGYLVDAEWEDGWAPE, from the coding sequence ATGCCGCTCGTCACCGTCATCGGCGACGGCCAGCTCGCCCGGATGACCCAGCAGGCCGGCATCGAACTCGGCCTCACGGTCCGCCTGCTCGCCGCCGCCCCGGACGCGAGCGCCGCGCAGGCCACGGGTGACGTCGTCCTCGGTGACTACACCGACCCCGCGCACGTCCGGGCCGTCGCCGCGGACGCCGCCGCCGTGACCTTCGACCACGAGCACGTGCCGAACGAGATCCTCGACGAGCTCATCGCCGACGGTGTCAACGTCCAGCCCCAGCCGTCGGCGCTCATCAACGCGCAGGACAAGCTCGTCATGCGCCGCCGGCTGCGGGAGCTCGGCGCGCCCGTCCCGCCGTTCCTCGACATCACCTCGGTGGAGGACGCCACCGGGTTCCACGACGCCGTCGACGGCGCGGTGTGCCTCAAGGCCCGCCGGGGCGGCTACGACGGCAAGGGCGTGTGGTTCCCCGAGGGCCGGGAGGAGACCGCGTCGCTCGTCGCCGACCTGCTGGAGCAGGGCGTGCCGCTCATGGCGGAGAAGAAGGTCACCCTCGTGCGCGAGCTGTCCGCGATGGTCGCCCGCCGGCCGTCCGGCGAGTGCGTGGCCTGGCCCGTCGTCGAGTCCGTGCAGCGGGACGGGGTGTGCGCGGAGGCCGTCGCCCCGGCGCCGTGCGACGGCTCCGACGGGGCGCGGGCGGTGCTCCGGGACGCGGAGGCCCTCGCGGTGGACGTCGCCCGGGAACTCGGGGTCACCGGGGTCCTCGCGGTCGAGCTGTTCGAGACGACGGACGACGCCGGGCAACCGCAGATCATCGTCAACGAACTGGCGATGCGGCCGCACAACACGGGTCACTGGACGCAGGACGGGTGCGTGACCAGCCAGTTCGAGCAGCACCTGCGGGCGGTGCTCGACCGGCCGCTGGGGTCGACGGCCCTCACGGCCCCCGTGACGGTCATGGCGAACGTCCTCGGCGGCGCGACCGACCCGGCGACGCCCCTGCCCGAGCGCATGGACGAGGTGTGGCGGCGGTTCCCCGGGGCGCGGATCCACGTGTACGGCAAGGAGTGGCGGCCGGGGCGGAAGCTCGGCCACGTCACGATGACGCTGCCGGTCGGGGTGGCGGGGGGCGGCGTCGTCCCCTCCCCGGAGCGGGGGGCCGGTGAGGCGACCGGACCGTCGGAGGACCAGGTCGCGACGCTGCGGGCGCAGGCGCGGCTGGCGGCGGGGTACCTCGTCGACGCAGAGTGGGAGGACGGCTGGGCCCCCGAGTGA
- a CDS encoding heparan-alpha-glucosaminide N-acetyltransferase domain-containing protein, with protein sequence MRKPIISGAAGRFDGIDIARALAITGMFIMHTFFHTYPEVEWFTVFDGRASALFSVLAGVSVIFLTRHRGGATAVVQLVTRGVLLLALGVALSQPAVGPIVILATYGALYIVVAPLTFRLSGPVLAVAAAVTAVVMPVASWLIRHHLPPAPEFGYTPSWEMVRDGDWVTFLRCLLIDGLFPVMTWIPFFLAGMAVGRLLVATARVHRTARAAGGLVVLGVVLSAATLLVSRFIVGPLGFRDHHAATAPGGAETTDALLSGAFGTVPLDSRGWLAVYVPHSGSVAELVGSTGTAVAVIGACLLVGALPVRPLQAVLYPVRSLGRIPLTAYTAHIVAIGVLNAHDHDLSEPVYSWLNLLLPLAVASVWFLFFRRGPLEAVVSGVSRAAAAPVRAVASPA encoded by the coding sequence ATGCGGAAACCCATCATCAGCGGCGCGGCCGGCCGGTTCGACGGCATCGACATCGCCCGCGCCCTCGCCATCACAGGCATGTTCATCATGCACACCTTCTTCCACACCTACCCGGAGGTGGAGTGGTTCACGGTGTTCGACGGCCGGGCCTCCGCACTGTTCAGTGTGCTCGCGGGGGTCTCGGTCATCTTCCTCACCCGCCACCGGGGCGGCGCGACGGCGGTCGTGCAACTCGTCACGAGGGGGGTGCTGCTGCTCGCCCTGGGGGTCGCCCTGTCCCAGCCGGCGGTCGGGCCGATCGTCATCCTCGCGACGTACGGCGCGCTGTACATCGTCGTCGCCCCCCTGACGTTCCGGCTGTCCGGGCCGGTCCTCGCCGTCGCCGCGGCGGTCACGGCCGTGGTCATGCCCGTGGCGTCGTGGCTGATCCGGCACCACCTGCCGCCCGCCCCGGAGTTCGGCTACACCCCGTCCTGGGAGATGGTCCGCGACGGGGACTGGGTGACGTTCCTCCGCTGCCTGCTGATCGACGGGCTGTTCCCCGTCATGACGTGGATCCCCTTCTTCCTCGCCGGGATGGCCGTGGGGCGGCTGCTCGTCGCGACGGCCCGCGTGCACCGCACGGCCCGGGCCGCCGGGGGGCTCGTCGTCCTCGGTGTCGTCCTCAGCGCCGCGACCCTGCTCGTGTCCCGGTTCATCGTCGGGCCGCTGGGGTTCCGGGACCACCACGCGGCGACCGCGCCGGGGGGTGCGGAGACGACGGACGCGCTGCTGTCCGGCGCGTTCGGGACCGTGCCGCTCGACAGCCGGGGCTGGCTGGCGGTGTACGTGCCGCACTCCGGGTCGGTCGCGGAGCTCGTCGGGAGCACGGGCACGGCCGTGGCGGTCATCGGTGCGTGCCTGCTCGTCGGGGCGCTGCCGGTGCGGCCGCTGCAGGCGGTGCTCTACCCCGTGCGGTCGCTGGGCCGGATCCCGCTCACGGCGTACACGGCGCACATCGTGGCGATCGGCGTGCTCAACGCCCACGACCACGACCTGTCCGAGCCGGTGTACTCCTGGCTCAACCTGCTGCTGCCGCTGGCGGTGGCGTCGGTGTGGTTCCTCTTCTTCCGGCGCGGGCCGTTGGAGGCGGTCGTCTCCGGGGTGTCCCGGGCCGCCGCCGCCCCGGTGCGCGCGGTCGCCTCCCCCGCGTGA
- a CDS encoding sulfurtransferase, producing MGCDPDPSPQLQQYAHPEKLVTSSWLGARLGSPRLKVVESDEDSLLYDIGHIPTATRIDLRRDLNDPVQRDFIDGEAFARLMDSRGISRDDTVVVYGDRSNLWAAHTLWVLELFGHPDVRLLDGGRDAWMQEEKETSYVVPDLTTSGYPVVGRDDRTARVGVDEIRAALGTGAGAEAGAGAGAEAGAGAGGEGVDGDDDAARAATGTGLQLLDVRDPLSYSGQPAPADGPGGDGARDAGRDAGRDAARHPGHAAIRGTASRWGHIPGAVNVPVDVSTYPNSRFRTRADLEQAFAHLDPARPTVTYCHTGERSSHLWFVLHHLLGWPSVRSYDGSWVEWGNMVRVPIRVGTEP from the coding sequence ATGGGATGTGACCCGGACCCCAGCCCGCAGCTGCAGCAGTACGCCCACCCGGAGAAGCTGGTCACGAGCTCCTGGCTCGGGGCCCGGCTGGGGTCGCCGCGGCTCAAGGTCGTCGAGTCCGACGAGGACTCGCTGCTCTACGACATCGGCCACATCCCGACGGCCACCCGCATCGACCTGCGCCGCGACCTCAACGACCCGGTCCAGCGGGACTTCATCGACGGCGAGGCGTTCGCCCGGCTCATGGACTCCCGGGGCATCTCGCGGGACGACACGGTCGTCGTCTACGGGGACCGCTCGAACCTCTGGGCGGCGCACACCCTGTGGGTCCTGGAGCTCTTCGGCCACCCGGACGTCCGGCTCCTCGACGGCGGCCGGGACGCGTGGATGCAGGAGGAGAAGGAGACGTCGTACGTCGTCCCGGACCTCACGACGTCCGGGTACCCGGTCGTCGGGCGGGACGACCGGACCGCGCGGGTGGGGGTCGACGAGATCCGCGCCGCGCTCGGGACCGGGGCCGGGGCTGAGGCCGGGGCCGGGGCCGGGGCTGAGGCCGGGGCCGGGGCCGGGGGTGAGGGTGTCGACGGGGACGACGACGCCGCCCGGGCCGCCACCGGCACCGGCCTGCAGCTCCTCGACGTGCGCGACCCGCTGTCCTACAGCGGACAGCCCGCCCCCGCGGACGGCCCCGGCGGGGACGGCGCCCGCGACGCCGGGCGTGACGCGGGCCGCGACGCCGCCCGCCACCCCGGGCACGCCGCCATCCGCGGCACCGCCTCCCGGTGGGGCCACATCCCCGGGGCGGTCAACGTCCCGGTGGACGTCTCGACGTACCCGAACAGCCGCTTCCGCACCCGCGCGGACCTCGAGCAGGCGTTCGCCCACCTCGACCCCGCCCGCCCGACGGTCACGTACTGCCACACCGGCGAGCGCAGCTCCCACCTCTGGTTCGTGCTCCACCACCTGCTCGGATGGCCGTCCGTGCGCAGCTACGACGGCTCGTGGGTGGAGTGGGGGAACATGGTGCGGGTGCCCATCCGCGTCGGCACGGAGCCCTGA
- a CDS encoding acetyl/propionyl/methylcrotonyl-CoA carboxylase subunit alpha, with amino-acid sequence MSQAPEIRHITKVLVANRGEIAVRVIRAARDEGIDSVAVYAEPDADAPFVRMADEAFALGGQTPAESYLDSARILDAAAKSGADAIHPGYGFLSENADFAQAVEDAGLIWIGPSPDAIRALGDKVTARHIALAAEAPMAPGTKEPVADSDEVVAFAEEHGLPVAIKAAFGGGGRGMKVAYTMDEVAELFDSAVRESIAAFGRGECFVERYLDRARHVECQVLADMHGNYVVASTRDCSLQRRFQKLVEEAPAPFLTPEQTERLHESAKAICREAGYYGAGTVEYLVGADGLISFLEVNTRLQVEHPVTEQVTGWDLVREQFRIAEGRELSRTTDPELHGHAFEFRINGEDAGSGFMPQPGTVTAYHEPSGPGVRMDSGVEEGAVVGGQFDSMLAKLIVWGETREQALERSRRALDEYTVEGLPTVIPFHRRIVTDPAFVGDGTTFGVYTRWIEEEWDNTVEPWSADDATTGTGDTVELPTERMVVEVDGRRVEIAVPGELVAGGRSLRRPRKRSGGGSRHAVSGDTVAAPMQGTVIKILVADGDTVEEGDAVVVLEAMKMENAVKAHKSGTVTALSVTTGEGVTRGQALLDIV; translated from the coding sequence GTGTCCCAGGCCCCCGAGATCCGCCACATCACCAAGGTGCTCGTCGCGAACCGCGGCGAGATCGCCGTCCGGGTGATCCGCGCGGCACGGGACGAGGGCATCGACTCGGTCGCCGTGTACGCGGAACCGGACGCGGACGCCCCGTTCGTCCGGATGGCCGACGAGGCCTTCGCGCTCGGCGGCCAGACCCCCGCCGAGTCCTACCTCGACAGCGCCCGCATCCTCGACGCCGCCGCGAAGTCCGGTGCCGACGCGATCCACCCCGGCTACGGCTTCCTCTCCGAGAACGCCGACTTCGCCCAGGCCGTCGAGGACGCCGGCCTCATCTGGATCGGCCCCTCCCCCGACGCCATCCGCGCGCTCGGCGACAAGGTCACCGCCCGGCACATCGCCCTCGCCGCCGAGGCCCCGATGGCCCCGGGCACGAAGGAACCCGTCGCGGACTCCGACGAGGTCGTCGCCTTCGCCGAGGAGCACGGCCTGCCCGTCGCGATCAAGGCCGCGTTCGGCGGCGGCGGACGCGGCATGAAGGTCGCCTACACGATGGACGAGGTCGCCGAGCTGTTCGACTCCGCGGTCCGCGAGTCCATCGCCGCCTTCGGGCGGGGTGAGTGCTTCGTCGAGCGGTACCTCGACCGGGCGCGGCACGTGGAGTGCCAGGTGCTCGCGGACATGCACGGCAACTACGTCGTGGCGTCGACCCGCGACTGCTCCCTCCAGCGACGGTTCCAGAAGCTCGTCGAGGAGGCCCCCGCCCCCTTCCTCACCCCGGAGCAGACCGAGCGCCTGCACGAGTCGGCGAAGGCGATCTGCCGGGAGGCCGGGTACTACGGCGCGGGGACCGTCGAGTACCTCGTGGGGGCCGACGGGCTCATCTCCTTCCTCGAGGTCAACACCCGGCTCCAGGTGGAGCACCCGGTCACCGAGCAGGTCACCGGCTGGGACCTCGTCCGCGAACAGTTCCGCATCGCCGAGGGCCGCGAACTGTCCCGCACGACCGACCCCGAGCTCCACGGGCACGCCTTCGAGTTCCGCATCAACGGCGAGGACGCGGGCAGCGGGTTCATGCCCCAGCCCGGCACCGTCACCGCCTACCACGAGCCCTCCGGCCCGGGCGTGCGCATGGACTCCGGCGTCGAGGAGGGCGCGGTCGTCGGCGGGCAGTTCGACTCGATGCTCGCGAAGCTCATCGTGTGGGGCGAGACCCGCGAGCAGGCGCTCGAACGCTCCCGCCGGGCGCTCGACGAGTACACCGTCGAGGGCCTCCCCACGGTCATCCCCTTCCACCGGCGCATCGTCACCGACCCCGCGTTCGTCGGCGACGGCACGACCTTCGGGGTGTACACCCGCTGGATCGAGGAGGAGTGGGACAACACCGTCGAGCCGTGGTCGGCCGACGACGCCACCACCGGCACCGGGGACACCGTCGAGCTGCCGACCGAGCGGATGGTCGTCGAGGTCGACGGCCGCCGCGTGGAGATCGCCGTGCCCGGTGAGCTCGTCGCCGGCGGCCGGTCGCTGCGCCGCCCGCGGAAGCGCAGCGGGGGCGGCAGCCGGCACGCCGTGTCCGGGGACACCGTCGCCGCGCCCATGCAGGGCACGGTCATCAAGATCCTCGTCGCCGACGGGGACACGGTCGAGGAGGGGGACGCCGTCGTCGTCCTCGAGGCGATGAAGATGGAGAACGCGGTCAAGGCGCACAAGTCCGGCACCGTCACCGCGCTGTCCGTGACGACCGGCGAGGGTGTCACCCGCGGCCAGGCGCTGCTCGACATCGTCTGA
- a CDS encoding acyl-CoA carboxylase subunit beta: MTSTTSGTSAGATSGTAAAETAGPHGATTAVDTSTTAGKLEDLRLRMEQTHTPVGADAVRDLHAAGRMTARERILRLLDPGSFVEIDALARHRCTRFGMEDTRPLSDGVVTGYGTVEGRKVCVFSQDPTVFEGQLGEVYGDKVIKVLELALRTGTPLVGIYDGTGPRIREGVVTLAQYARIYRLQSQMSGVVPQVAVVTGTVRNGHVHGPALSDLVIMVDGQAELSLSDPEFTRSVIGEVTTGAEIGGPELHATTTGLAHAVVGAEDEALDLVADLLSRLPSNNRAFAPAEALGPGEGVRVPAAARPTTADATADARLGTDAADLPPEDRALDGLIPDSPAAPYDVRDLLSAVLDDGSFLELQPRFAPNVITGFGHVDGRSVGVVANQPTELAGCLDTRASDKAARFVRLCDAFSVPVLFVVDTPGFLPGRAEESAGTVLSSSKLIHAVAETTVGTVTLVTRKAFGSAYVAMGAKDLGVDMVFAWPTAQISVADAEDTTTAVYAQRIAEVREAEGVDAAEDLAAELEREIATTVVTPYLAAERGYVDAVIAPHATRGRLRDAFGLLERKLTENPARKHGNIPL, translated from the coding sequence ATGACTTCGACGACTTCCGGGACATCCGCCGGGGCCACCTCCGGGACCGCGGCGGCGGAGACCGCGGGGCCCCACGGCGCGACCACCGCCGTCGACACCTCGACCACCGCGGGAAAGCTCGAGGACCTGCGGCTGCGGATGGAACAGACCCACACGCCCGTCGGTGCCGACGCCGTGCGCGACCTCCACGCCGCCGGGCGGATGACGGCCCGCGAGCGGATCCTGCGGTTGCTCGACCCCGGGTCGTTCGTCGAGATCGACGCCCTCGCGCGGCACCGGTGCACCCGCTTCGGCATGGAGGACACCCGGCCGCTGTCCGACGGCGTCGTCACCGGCTACGGCACCGTCGAGGGGCGGAAGGTCTGCGTGTTCTCGCAGGACCCGACGGTCTTCGAGGGGCAGCTCGGCGAGGTGTACGGGGACAAGGTCATCAAGGTGCTCGAGCTCGCGCTGCGGACGGGCACGCCGCTCGTCGGCATCTACGACGGCACCGGCCCGCGGATCCGGGAGGGGGTCGTCACCCTCGCCCAGTACGCGCGGATCTACCGGCTGCAGTCGCAGATGTCCGGCGTGGTGCCGCAGGTGGCCGTCGTCACCGGGACGGTGCGCAACGGGCACGTGCACGGTCCCGCCCTGTCCGACCTCGTCATCATGGTCGACGGGCAGGCCGAACTGTCCCTGTCCGACCCGGAGTTCACCCGGTCGGTCATCGGCGAGGTGACGACCGGCGCGGAGATCGGCGGCCCCGAGCTGCACGCGACGACGACCGGCCTCGCCCACGCGGTCGTCGGCGCCGAGGACGAGGCGCTCGACCTCGTCGCCGACCTGCTGTCCCGGCTGCCGTCGAACAACCGGGCCTTCGCCCCCGCGGAGGCCCTCGGCCCCGGTGAGGGCGTGCGGGTGCCGGCGGCGGCCCGGCCGACGACGGCGGACGCGACGGCCGACGCCCGGCTCGGCACCGACGCCGCCGACCTGCCGCCGGAGGACCGGGCGCTCGACGGGCTCATCCCGGACTCCCCCGCCGCCCCCTACGACGTGCGCGACCTGCTCTCCGCCGTTCTCGACGACGGCTCGTTCCTGGAGCTCCAGCCCCGCTTCGCGCCCAACGTCATCACGGGGTTCGGGCACGTCGACGGGCGGAGCGTCGGCGTCGTCGCGAACCAGCCGACCGAGCTGGCCGGGTGCCTGGACACGCGGGCGTCGGACAAGGCCGCGCGGTTCGTCCGGCTCTGCGACGCCTTCTCCGTGCCGGTGCTCTTCGTCGTCGACACCCCCGGGTTCCTGCCCGGGCGGGCCGAGGAGAGCGCGGGCACGGTCCTCAGCAGCTCGAAGCTCATCCACGCCGTCGCCGAGACGACCGTGGGGACCGTCACCCTCGTCACGCGGAAGGCCTTCGGCAGCGCGTACGTGGCGATGGGCGCGAAGGACCTCGGCGTGGACATGGTCTTCGCGTGGCCGACGGCGCAGATCTCCGTCGCCGACGCGGAGGACACGACGACGGCCGTGTACGCGCAGCGGATCGCCGAGGTCAGGGAGGCCGAGGGGGTCGACGCCGCCGAGGACCTCGCGGCGGAGCTCGAACGGGAGATCGCGACGACGGTGGTCACGCCGTACCTCGCGGCCGAGCGCGGGTACGTCGACGCCGTCATCGCGCCGCACGCGACCCGCGGGCGGCTGCGCGACGCCTTCGGCCTGCTCGAACGCAAGCTCACCGAGAACCCGGCGCGCAAGCACGGCAACATCCCGCTCTGA
- a CDS encoding biotin--[acetyl-CoA-carboxylase] ligase, translating to MTSPRRAAPSRPPFDVPRLTESLLDLGFADVRVVDRTGSTNSDLVAAAGEGAPDLTVLLAEEQVAGRGRLGRTWSAPARSQLIVSVLVRPAVAPDRLGTLPLVTGVALAEAVRGLGVDAALKWPNDLMVGDRKLAGVLVEAVQLTPRPAVVVGFGLNVDLREDELPVPHATSLVLERARAAGDGAGDAAGDAAAGDAAGDPAGDTAGDAAVGVDRQAFTVEVLRRFVDCQRRWRTGDATVDDDYRRLCATLGSEVTVTLPGDRTVRGTALRVTPTGELVVRPAATDSATTHSTAHAATTHSTAPAAEVTVSAGDVTHLRPATGGPDGGGAGARAR from the coding sequence ATGACCTCCCCCCGCCGCGCCGCCCCGTCCCGCCCCCCGTTCGACGTGCCCAGGCTCACGGAGTCCCTCCTCGACCTCGGGTTCGCCGACGTCCGGGTGGTGGACCGCACCGGGTCGACGAACAGCGACCTCGTCGCCGCGGCGGGCGAGGGTGCCCCCGACCTCACCGTTCTCCTCGCCGAGGAGCAGGTCGCCGGCCGCGGGCGCCTCGGCCGCACGTGGTCCGCGCCGGCGCGCAGCCAGCTCATCGTCAGCGTCCTCGTGCGCCCGGCCGTCGCCCCGGACAGGTTGGGGACCCTGCCGCTGGTCACCGGCGTCGCGCTGGCGGAGGCGGTGCGGGGTCTGGGGGTCGACGCCGCGCTGAAGTGGCCGAACGACCTCATGGTCGGGGACCGGAAGCTCGCGGGCGTCCTCGTCGAGGCGGTGCAGTTGACGCCGCGCCCGGCGGTCGTCGTGGGGTTCGGGCTGAACGTGGACCTGCGGGAGGACGAGCTGCCGGTCCCGCACGCGACGTCGCTGGTCCTCGAACGCGCCCGCGCGGCCGGTGACGGTGCCGGCGACGCTGCCGGTGACGCGGCGGCGGGCGACGCGGCCGGCGACCCTGCCGGCGACACCGCCGGTGACGCGGCGGTCGGCGTCGACCGGCAGGCGTTCACCGTCGAGGTGCTGCGGCGGTTCGTCGACTGTCAGCGCCGGTGGCGGACCGGCGACGCGACCGTCGACGACGACTACCGCCGCCTCTGCGCGACCCTCGGGTCGGAGGTCACGGTGACCCTGCCCGGCGACCGCACGGTCCGCGGCACGGCGCTGCGCGTGACGCCCACCGGGGAGCTCGTCGTCCGCCCCGCCGCCACCGACTCCGCCACCACGCACTCCACCGCCCATGCCGCCACCACGCACTCCACCGCCCCCGCCGCGGAGGTCACCGTGTCCGCGGGCGACGTCACCCACCTCCGCCCGGCGACGGGGGGCCCGGACGGTGGCGGGGCCGGCGCACGCGCACGGTAG
- a CDS encoding acyl-CoA carboxylase subunit epsilon, translated as MTHTHASPTDTRRPLFTVLRGRPTPAQTAALATIVADLHGRHRHTAPLPHDRGMWGVPREHLARPRDFNPAGFRVTGRAFHR; from the coding sequence ATGACGCACACCCACGCCTCCCCCACGGACACCCGCCGCCCCCTGTTCACCGTCCTCCGCGGCCGGCCGACCCCCGCGCAGACCGCGGCGCTGGCCACCATCGTCGCCGACCTCCACGGCCGGCACCGCCACACCGCGCCCCTCCCGCACGACCGCGGGATGTGGGGCGTGCCCCGCGAGCACCTCGCCCGGCCCCGCGACTTCAACCCCGCCGGTTTCCGCGTGACCGGCCGCGCCTTCCACCGGTGA
- the purE gene encoding 5-(carboxyamino)imidazole ribonucleotide mutase — protein MGSDSDWPTVEPAADVLVEFGVPFEVGVVSAHRTPERMLDYARTAHTRGLKVVIACAGGAAHLPGMIAAATPLPVIGVPRALGNLDGLDSLLSIVQMPAGVPTATVSVDGAKNAGLLAVRTLAVGDDALLQRMVAYQEAMRDSVLDKDRALKRRLLGN, from the coding sequence ATGGGGTCGGACTCGGACTGGCCGACGGTCGAACCCGCGGCGGACGTCCTCGTGGAGTTCGGCGTCCCGTTCGAGGTCGGCGTGGTCTCCGCGCACCGCACCCCGGAGCGGATGCTCGACTACGCGCGCACCGCGCACACCCGCGGCCTCAAGGTCGTCATCGCGTGCGCGGGCGGCGCGGCCCATCTGCCCGGCATGATCGCCGCCGCGACGCCGCTGCCGGTCATCGGCGTGCCGCGCGCGCTGGGGAACCTCGACGGGCTGGATTCGCTGCTGTCGATCGTGCAGATGCCCGCGGGCGTGCCCACGGCGACGGTGTCCGTCGACGGTGCGAAGAACGCCGGCCTCCTCGCCGTGCGCACGCTCGCCGTCGGGGACGACGCCCTGCTCCAGCGCATGGTCGCGTACCAGGAGGCGATGCGGGACAGTGTGCTGGACAAGGACCGGGCGCTGAAGCGTCGGCTGCTCGGGAACTGA
- a CDS encoding nucleoside triphosphate pyrophosphatase, with translation MSGRPDATGRTPRRRLVLASSSPSRLSVLRSAGVEPLVVVPGTDEDAAVAALRATTPDPTPADIVTHLARAKATAVARMLREGTAGVQAPADAVILAGDSMLLIDGELQGKPHTEEATVDRWRHQRGRTAELVTGHCVIAPGTGSPDATGTPDAATSPAPGTGTPDGPDAPGAVETGTSTTRVHFADVTDDEIRAYARTGEPWGCAGAFTLEALGGWFIDRIEGDPSGVIGLSLPLVRRLLARRHLSVTDLWHL, from the coding sequence GTGAGCGGCCGCCCGGACGCCACCGGCCGGACGCCGCGGCGACGTCTCGTCCTCGCGTCGTCCTCCCCCTCACGCCTGTCCGTGCTGCGGTCGGCCGGGGTGGAGCCGCTCGTCGTCGTCCCCGGGACCGACGAGGACGCCGCCGTCGCCGCCCTCCGCGCGACGACCCCGGACCCCACCCCCGCCGACATCGTGACGCACCTCGCCCGCGCGAAGGCCACGGCCGTCGCCCGGATGCTCCGCGAGGGCACCGCCGGCGTGCAGGCCCCCGCCGACGCGGTGATCCTCGCCGGGGACTCGATGCTCCTCATCGACGGCGAGCTCCAGGGCAAACCGCACACCGAGGAGGCCACCGTCGACCGTTGGCGCCACCAGCGCGGACGCACCGCCGAGCTCGTGACCGGGCACTGCGTCATCGCCCCCGGCACCGGCTCCCCCGACGCGACCGGCACCCCCGACGCCGCCACCTCCCCCGCCCCCGGCACCGGCACCCCCGACGGGCCGGACGCACCGGGGGCCGTCGAGACCGGAACCTCGACGACCCGCGTCCACTTCGCGGACGTCACCGACGACGAGATCCGCGCCTACGCCCGGACCGGCGAACCCTGGGGGTGCGCCGGGGCGTTCACCCTGGAGGCCCTCGGCGGCTGGTTCATCGACCGGATCGAGGGCGACCCGTCCGGGGTCATCGGCCTCTCCCTCCCCCTGGTCCGGCGGCTGCTCGCCCGACGTCACCTCTCGGTCACCGACCTCTGGCATCTCTGA